In the Magnetospira sp. QH-2 genome, one interval contains:
- a CDS encoding response regulator transcription factor → MVEDDRSYAATIAAHLAGNGFEAAAVPTGADLFKQMDTYRLSMLIISLTLPDEDGIVLVRKVRARSDIPILVLTSRDGMDDKLACFALGADDYVPKTVDPRELVARIGALLRRNDPRSRKDALLVGEITLDRSRRLARHRSGAKVNLTPAEFSLLWILAQADGRVISRDNLVDAVSVGDGPASYRAVDILVSRVRKKLDKGAILTEPHVGYKCGWPVTGV, encoded by the coding sequence ATGGTCGAAGATGACCGGAGTTACGCCGCCACCATCGCGGCCCATCTCGCCGGGAATGGTTTCGAAGCGGCGGCCGTGCCCACCGGCGCCGATCTGTTCAAACAGATGGATACCTACCGCTTATCCATGCTCATCATCAGCCTGACCCTGCCCGACGAAGACGGGATCGTTTTGGTTCGAAAGGTCCGAGCAAGATCTGATATCCCCATTCTCGTCCTGACCTCGCGCGACGGCATGGATGATAAACTGGCCTGCTTTGCTCTGGGGGCCGACGACTATGTGCCCAAGACCGTTGACCCTCGGGAACTGGTGGCCCGCATCGGTGCCTTGCTTCGGCGCAACGACCCGCGCAGTCGCAAGGATGCGCTGCTGGTTGGCGAAATTACCCTCGACCGGTCCCGCAGGCTGGCCAGACACAGGTCGGGGGCCAAGGTCAATCTGACCCCCGCGGAATTTTCACTCCTATGGATTCTGGCCCAGGCCGATGGTCGCGTGATCTCACGCGACAATCTGGTGGATGCCGTGTCGGTGGGCGACGGCCCGGCGTCCTATCGGGCGGTGGATATTCTCGTCAGCCGGGTGCGAAAGAAACTCGATAAGGGCGCCATCCTGACCGAGCCCCATGTGGGATACAAATGCGGCTGGCCGGTTACCGGCGTCTAA
- a CDS encoding transporter substrate-binding domain-containing protein, with amino-acid sequence MPFLWLLWAPGSALAQKASPKKISLAVCSDCVPFQFLDAQGKPTGLIIDFWRLWSKKTGIKIDYKAATWGETLAMVRDGKADAHAGLFYNKERDVYLDYGNDLTKTDTHVFLHKSLPPIADLADLAAYRVGVMAGDYVEGYLKARLPASSVVGYENYAAVIGDLKTSKLRVFAGDTPTGIYHLREEGILSDFNFFDALHLYKNKWFVAVKDGNGGLLKIINQGMDKIAASEKLKVQRRWASGQNKGDDALIIAISRAYPPFTFLNAQGKPAGLLVDMWRQWSEETGRKISFLSSSWADTLDALRSGEADIHSGLFKSAEREEWMEFSQEFYEAPSSVYALASTGAVPKLTELDGQKVGAVAGSYQETYLKKNYPSIDVVSTDDQVSSVQALMSGRIVAFLGEDPTALTAIERMGAQGEVLKSERPMFSDKIYAGVLQGRPELTKLVDKGLASITPEEFRRMETNWIADPAKRLYRDDKPALDLTDEEKAWVAAHPVLRIHNESDWPPFNFYTDGKPRGYSIEYMNLLADKIGVKIDYKTGPTWGEFLGMMKSKDLDIMLNIVRTPERLKYLAYTKPYTSNPNTILSRRDNPYGEDLTKLYGKTVALPKGFFQEEILRRDHPEIKLLLVKDVAEAMKAVSFGKADAAVGELAVFKHLIGRDMMTDLVISGELKLGGDDYAALRIATRKEADMLPLIPILEKAMEAVTPEERDQLRRQWIGGTGAPMRSELNLTREEKAWISEHPVLRMTALKDWPPFEFRGERGEHTGIAAELVQLVGDRLGIRFRPEFDEWDLLLGKLKDRKLDLAPSIYHTPEREAYLQFTDSFLSLYDAIVTADNINDVETAEDLKGRTVAVERGFYTIEILKRDYPEINLLVVDNTTEALKAVSTNKADAYIGTHYVASYLIKKFILPNLKVVGFFGDEAKAVHMAVRKDWPIFRDIMNKGLASVTSEERQAILEKYITLDSTATPDAGIHKLIDLTDDEKQWLKKHETIRIGVDPAYPPFEFLDDKGAHAGMGSDYVRLVSERLGIKMKVVPSRTWTEVIEGVQDGSIDVLPAAFSTQPRQSFLNFSEPHTTFPLVIITRDNHGLVAGLADLSGMKIATTVNYGATDMVLAENPRIVRVDQPTPLAALEAVAIGEAEGTIMNLAVASYLIKKGNLSNLKIAAPAGLKMPGLSFAVRKDWPELVPILNKALASITPEEEAAIRNKWVSVDYTTGLDMTLVWQIVGAGSVIVLIIIIWNRRLRREVVARRRAEEAAEAATQAKSDFLASMSHEIRTPMNAVLGMTHLALKTSLSRKQREYLEKIHSSGESLLMLINDLLDFSKIEAGKLSMEDIDFQLDSVMENVSNVLGQKAREQGLQLTLSTPKDVPPVLKGDPLRLGQVLINLVSNAVKFTEQGEVAVSCHVEELLNRRVKLEFTVRDTGIGMSPEYQAKLFTAFTQADTSITRKYGGTGLGLTISRRLVEMMDGDIWVKSELGEGTTFTFVAWFNYQESSDGLFQSYQLDPDMRGMKVLVVDDSETARIVFRETLEDMGFAVSAAASGEEALDMLREADGGDPFKLVVMDWYMPGGIDGVQATRTIKQEGGLTHIPAVIMATASDVEEVQDKAEDAGIDGFMLKPVNQSLLFDTLIQAMGPGKGHGARSGGASRFERDARRVLARRHFVLVEDNVINQQVAVGLLENVGASVEVIDNGLKALEAFLNPLDPIRCDAVLMDLQMPEMDGFEATRQIRATETFVDLPIIAMTANAMAGDRERCIEAGMNDYVAKPINPDTLYEVLTKWVGPRDPDDQPSFTPLPDHEKSGADAEQAPVLPAELPGIDMEQALASVAGKEKLLHKLLLTFYRDHRDDAKTLRAALDAGDLARAQGIAHTLKGLSGTLGAMALFEAAKALDAVLKEDRRDDDLLWALEQALAPVLDGLRTLTESDQEASEPVEADSDLAPLLDQLAGEIGKMSPKAEETTLELQQRLGDDAPDEVQALVAQIEDADFDAAEETLATLRAGLRDT; translated from the coding sequence GTGCCGTTTTTATGGCTGCTCTGGGCGCCGGGTAGCGCTCTGGCACAAAAGGCCTCACCCAAAAAAATCTCATTGGCCGTCTGTAGCGATTGCGTCCCGTTCCAGTTTTTGGATGCGCAGGGCAAGCCCACCGGGCTGATTATCGATTTTTGGCGCCTGTGGTCAAAAAAGACCGGCATTAAAATAGATTACAAAGCCGCCACCTGGGGCGAGACCTTGGCCATGGTGCGCGACGGCAAGGCCGACGCCCATGCGGGGCTGTTTTATAACAAGGAACGGGATGTCTATCTGGATTACGGCAACGACCTGACCAAGACCGACACTCATGTTTTCTTGCATAAAAGCCTGCCGCCCATTGCCGATTTGGCCGACCTGGCCGCCTATCGCGTGGGGGTGATGGCCGGGGACTATGTGGAGGGATACCTCAAGGCGCGCCTTCCAGCCAGCAGCGTTGTCGGTTACGAGAACTATGCGGCGGTCATCGGCGATCTGAAGACGAGCAAGTTGCGGGTATTCGCCGGAGATACTCCGACCGGCATCTATCACTTGAGGGAAGAAGGCATCCTGTCGGACTTCAATTTCTTCGATGCCCTGCACCTTTATAAGAACAAGTGGTTCGTGGCGGTAAAGGATGGCAACGGTGGCCTGCTCAAGATCATCAACCAAGGTATGGACAAGATCGCCGCGAGCGAGAAGCTGAAGGTTCAACGGCGCTGGGCGTCGGGCCAGAACAAGGGGGATGATGCTCTGATCATCGCCATTTCCCGGGCCTATCCGCCGTTCACTTTCTTGAATGCCCAGGGCAAGCCCGCGGGTCTCTTGGTGGATATGTGGCGCCAGTGGTCGGAGGAAACCGGACGCAAGATCAGCTTTCTGAGCAGTAGTTGGGCCGACACCCTGGACGCCTTGCGCAGCGGCGAGGCCGATATTCATTCCGGGCTGTTCAAGAGTGCCGAGCGCGAAGAATGGATGGAGTTTTCGCAAGAATTCTACGAAGCGCCATCAAGCGTCTATGCCCTGGCTTCAACGGGAGCAGTTCCCAAGCTGACCGAACTCGATGGCCAAAAAGTTGGGGCCGTGGCCGGTAGCTATCAAGAAACCTATCTGAAGAAGAACTATCCAAGCATCGATGTGGTTTCGACCGATGATCAGGTGAGCAGTGTCCAAGCCTTGATGTCGGGTCGCATCGTGGCGTTTCTGGGCGAGGATCCCACGGCCCTGACGGCCATTGAACGCATGGGCGCTCAGGGCGAGGTTCTCAAATCCGAGCGGCCCATGTTCTCGGACAAGATTTATGCCGGCGTGCTTCAAGGAAGGCCTGAACTGACCAAGCTTGTTGACAAGGGATTGGCCAGCATCACACCGGAAGAGTTTCGGCGTATGGAAACCAATTGGATTGCCGATCCGGCCAAACGGCTATATCGCGACGACAAGCCTGCCTTGGATCTGACCGATGAGGAAAAGGCCTGGGTGGCCGCGCACCCGGTATTGCGCATTCACAATGAATCCGATTGGCCCCCGTTCAATTTTTATACCGACGGTAAACCGCGCGGCTATTCCATTGAGTACATGAATTTGCTGGCCGACAAAATTGGCGTGAAGATCGACTACAAGACCGGGCCTACCTGGGGCGAGTTCCTGGGCATGATGAAAAGCAAAGACCTGGACATCATGCTCAATATCGTGCGCACCCCGGAACGCTTGAAATATCTGGCATACACCAAGCCTTACACGTCAAACCCGAATACCATCCTCAGCCGCCGGGACAACCCTTATGGGGAAGATCTGACCAAGCTGTACGGCAAGACCGTGGCCCTGCCCAAGGGCTTCTTCCAAGAAGAGATCCTGCGCCGGGATCACCCGGAAATCAAACTGCTGCTGGTCAAGGACGTGGCCGAGGCCATGAAGGCGGTGTCCTTTGGCAAGGCCGATGCGGCGGTGGGCGAACTGGCCGTATTCAAGCACCTGATCGGTCGCGACATGATGACCGATCTGGTTATTTCCGGCGAGCTGAAGCTAGGCGGAGATGACTATGCCGCCTTGCGCATCGCCACCCGCAAGGAAGCGGACATGCTGCCGCTGATCCCGATTTTGGAAAAAGCCATGGAAGCGGTCACGCCGGAAGAGCGAGACCAACTTCGTCGGCAATGGATCGGCGGTACCGGCGCTCCGATGCGCTCGGAACTCAATCTGACCCGCGAGGAAAAAGCTTGGATCAGCGAGCATCCGGTTTTACGCATGACCGCGCTCAAGGATTGGCCACCGTTCGAATTTCGCGGCGAACGCGGCGAGCATACGGGGATTGCCGCCGAATTGGTCCAACTGGTGGGGGATCGCTTGGGCATCCGATTCCGGCCTGAATTCGACGAATGGGACTTGCTTCTCGGCAAGCTCAAGGACCGCAAACTGGATCTGGCGCCTTCCATCTATCATACCCCGGAACGGGAAGCCTATCTGCAGTTCACGGATTCCTTCCTCAGCCTCTATGACGCCATTGTCACCGCTGACAACATCAATGACGTGGAAACCGCCGAGGATCTCAAAGGCCGCACCGTTGCCGTGGAGCGTGGCTTCTATACCATCGAAATCCTCAAGCGGGACTATCCGGAGATCAATTTGCTGGTGGTCGACAATACCACCGAGGCTCTCAAGGCGGTCTCCACCAACAAGGCTGATGCCTATATCGGCACCCACTATGTGGCCTCTTACCTGATCAAGAAGTTCATTCTTCCCAATCTTAAAGTGGTCGGCTTCTTCGGCGACGAGGCCAAGGCCGTCCATATGGCCGTGCGCAAGGACTGGCCCATCTTCAGGGATATCATGAACAAGGGGTTGGCCTCGGTCACCAGCGAGGAACGACAGGCCATCCTGGAGAAGTATATCACGCTGGATAGTACGGCGACGCCCGATGCCGGAATCCACAAGCTCATTGATCTGACCGATGACGAAAAGCAATGGCTGAAGAAGCACGAGACCATCCGAATCGGTGTGGACCCGGCTTACCCGCCCTTTGAGTTTCTGGATGACAAAGGGGCCCACGCGGGCATGGGGTCGGATTATGTCCGACTGGTAAGCGAACGCTTGGGTATCAAGATGAAAGTGGTGCCCAGCCGGACCTGGACCGAAGTCATCGAAGGCGTGCAAGATGGATCGATCGATGTTCTGCCAGCGGCCTTTTCCACCCAACCGCGCCAGTCATTCCTGAATTTCTCCGAGCCCCACACCACATTTCCGTTGGTGATCATCACCCGCGACAATCATGGCCTGGTTGCCGGTCTGGCGGACCTGAGCGGGATGAAAATCGCCACGACGGTCAACTATGGCGCCACCGATATGGTGCTGGCGGAAAACCCCAGAATCGTCCGCGTGGACCAACCCACGCCGCTGGCGGCCCTGGAAGCCGTTGCCATTGGCGAGGCCGAAGGCACCATCATGAACCTGGCGGTCGCCAGCTATTTGATCAAAAAGGGCAATCTATCCAATCTCAAGATTGCCGCGCCAGCGGGTCTTAAGATGCCCGGACTGTCATTCGCAGTGCGCAAGGATTGGCCGGAACTGGTTCCGATTCTGAACAAGGCTCTGGCCTCCATCACCCCGGAAGAGGAAGCGGCGATCCGCAACAAGTGGGTCAGCGTGGACTACACCACGGGTCTCGACATGACCCTGGTCTGGCAGATCGTGGGCGCGGGTTCCGTAATCGTGCTGATCATCATCATCTGGAATCGCCGCCTGCGTCGCGAGGTGGTCGCCCGGCGCCGGGCCGAGGAAGCGGCGGAGGCCGCCACCCAGGCCAAGTCCGATTTCCTGGCCTCCATGAGCCACGAGATCCGCACGCCCATGAACGCGGTGCTCGGCATGACCCACTTGGCCTTGAAGACCAGCCTGTCGCGGAAACAGCGGGAATACCTGGAGAAGATCCATTCCTCCGGTGAAAGCCTGTTGATGCTGATCAACGACCTGCTCGATTTCTCCAAGATCGAAGCCGGGAAGCTGAGCATGGAGGACATCGATTTCCAATTGGACAGCGTCATGGAAAACGTCTCCAACGTGCTTGGCCAAAAGGCACGGGAACAAGGGCTGCAACTTACCCTTTCGACGCCCAAGGACGTGCCTCCGGTGCTCAAGGGCGATCCATTGCGTCTGGGGCAGGTGCTGATCAATCTGGTTAGTAACGCGGTCAAGTTCACCGAACAGGGTGAGGTCGCGGTTTCCTGCCATGTTGAGGAGCTTTTGAACCGAAGAGTCAAATTGGAATTCACCGTCCGCGACACCGGCATCGGCATGTCGCCGGAGTATCAGGCCAAGCTGTTCACGGCATTCACGCAGGCCGATACAAGCATCACCCGCAAATACGGCGGCACCGGCCTCGGGTTAACCATTTCCCGACGACTGGTGGAAATGATGGATGGTGATATCTGGGTGAAGAGCGAATTAGGAGAAGGGACGACCTTTACCTTCGTCGCCTGGTTCAATTACCAAGAATCGTCTGACGGACTGTTCCAGAGCTATCAACTGGATCCGGACATGCGCGGCATGAAGGTTCTGGTGGTGGATGACAGCGAGACTGCCCGTATCGTGTTCCGGGAAACCCTGGAAGATATGGGTTTCGCGGTGTCCGCGGCGGCCTCGGGCGAGGAAGCCCTGGACATGTTGCGGGAGGCCGATGGCGGCGATCCGTTCAAGCTGGTGGTGATGGATTGGTACATGCCTGGCGGGATCGACGGGGTGCAGGCCACGCGCACCATCAAACAAGAGGGCGGGCTGACCCATATCCCTGCCGTCATCATGGCCACCGCCTCCGACGTGGAGGAAGTGCAAGACAAGGCCGAGGACGCGGGCATCGACGGGTTCATGCTCAAACCGGTCAATCAATCGCTGTTGTTCGATACCTTGATTCAGGCCATGGGGCCGGGCAAGGGGCACGGTGCACGCTCCGGCGGTGCCAGCCGTTTCGAGCGGGATGCGCGTCGTGTTCTGGCCCGGCGGCACTTCGTCTTGGTGGAGGACAACGTGATCAATCAGCAAGTCGCCGTCGGCCTGCTGGAGAATGTCGGGGCCTCGGTGGAGGTCATCGACAATGGCTTGAAGGCGCTGGAGGCCTTCCTCAATCCCCTCGACCCGATCCGCTGTGACGCCGTTCTGATGGATCTTCAGATGCCGGAGATGGATGGTTTCGAGGCGACCCGGCAAATTCGCGCCACCGAGACCTTTGTCGATCTGCCGATCATCGCCATGACGGCCAACGCCATGGCCGGGGACCGGGAGCGCTGTATCGAGGCGGGCATGAACGACTATGTGGCCAAGCCCATCAATCCCGATACTCTCTACGAGGTTTTGACCAAATGGGTCGGACCCCGGGATCCCGATGACCAGCCTTCCTTCACCCCCTTGCCTGACCATGAGAAGTCCGGCGCCGATGCGGAACAGGCACCGGTTCTGCCAGCGGAACTGCCGGGCATTGATATGGAACAGGCTCTGGCTAGCGTCGCGGGCAAGGAAAAGCTGCTGCACAAACTGCTCCTAACCTTCTATCGGGATCACAGGGACGACGCCAAGACGTTGCGCGCCGCCTTGGATGCGGGGGACCTGGCGCGGGCGCAAGGCATTGCCCATACCCTAAAGGGCCTGTCCGGCACTCTGGGCGCCATGGCGCTGTTCGAGGCGGCCAAGGCTCTGGACGCCGTGCTCAAGGAAGACCGCCGGGACGATGACTTGCTCTGGGCCTTGGAACAGGCTTTGGCGCCTGTGTTGGACGGGTTGCGGACCCTGACCGAAAGCGATCAGGAAGCGTCTGAGCCGGTCGAGGCCGATTCGGACTTGGCGCCGCTGCTTGACCAACTGGCCGGGGAAATTGGCAAGATGTCTCCCAAGGCCGAGGAAACAACTCTCGAATTGCAGCAACGGTTGGGAGACGACGCGCCGGACGAGGTGCAAGCCCTGGTGGCTCAGATCGAGGATGCGGATTTCGATGCGGCTGAAGAAACCTTGGCAACGCTCCGCGCCGGTTTGCGAGACACTTGA